A single region of the Streptomyces sp. NBC_01803 genome encodes:
- the ruvB gene encoding Holliday junction branch migration DNA helicase RuvB — MSWDEDVPVDPERLVGAAADGEDLAVEAALRPKDLGEFIGQTRVREQLDLVLRAARARGATADHVLLSGAPGLGKTTLSMIVAAEMGAPIRITSGPAIQHAGDLAAILSSLAEGEVLFLDEIHRMSRPAEEMLYMAMEDFRVDVVVGKGPGATAIPLELPPFTLVGATTRAGLLPPPLRDRFGFTGHMEFYAPAELERVVHRSARLLNVEVTPEGAAEIAGRSRGTPRIANRLLRRVRDYAQVRADGLVDKEAATRALAVYEVDDRGLDRLDRAVLHALLHLFGGGPVGLSTLAVAVGEERETVEEVAEPFLVREGLLARTPRGRVATPAAWHHLGLEPPRPTSGGGQEGLFGT, encoded by the coding sequence ATGAGCTGGGACGAGGACGTGCCCGTCGACCCCGAGCGGCTGGTCGGCGCCGCCGCCGACGGTGAGGATCTCGCCGTCGAGGCCGCGCTGCGGCCCAAGGACCTGGGGGAGTTCATCGGCCAGACCCGGGTCCGCGAGCAGCTCGACCTGGTGCTGCGCGCCGCGCGCGCCCGGGGGGCGACCGCCGACCACGTGCTGCTCTCCGGCGCCCCGGGGCTGGGCAAGACCACCCTGTCCATGATCGTCGCGGCCGAGATGGGCGCCCCGATCCGCATCACCTCGGGACCGGCCATCCAGCACGCCGGCGACCTCGCCGCGATCCTGTCCTCCCTCGCCGAGGGAGAGGTGCTCTTCCTCGACGAGATCCACCGCATGTCGCGGCCCGCTGAGGAGATGCTCTACATGGCGATGGAGGACTTCCGGGTCGACGTGGTCGTCGGCAAGGGGCCCGGCGCCACCGCGATCCCACTGGAGCTGCCGCCGTTCACCCTGGTCGGCGCGACCACCCGGGCCGGGCTGCTGCCGCCGCCGCTGCGCGACCGGTTCGGCTTCACCGGGCACATGGAGTTCTACGCGCCCGCCGAGCTGGAGCGGGTCGTCCACCGCTCCGCCCGGTTGCTGAACGTGGAGGTGACCCCGGAGGGCGCGGCGGAGATCGCCGGCCGCTCCCGTGGCACCCCGCGCATCGCCAACCGGCTGCTGCGCCGCGTGCGGGACTACGCCCAGGTCCGGGCGGACGGCCTGGTCGACAAGGAGGCGGCGACCCGGGCCCTGGCCGTGTACGAGGTGGACGACCGGGGCCTGGACCGGCTGGACCGCGCGGTGCTGCACGCGCTGCTGCATCTCTTCGGCGGCGGCCCGGTGGGCCTGTCGACGCTCGCCGTCGCCGTGGGGGAGGAGCGGGAGACCGTCGAGGAGGTCGCCGAGCCGTTCCTCGTCAGGGAGGGCCTGCTGGCCAGGACCCCGCGCGGTCGCGTCGCCACCCCGGCCGCCTGGCACCATCTCGGTCTGGAGCCGCCGCGCCCCACGTCCGGCGGCGGACAAGAGGGGTTGTTCGGGACGTGA
- the yajC gene encoding preprotein translocase subunit YajC — translation MDIALLLPFILLIGVMLLMTRSAKNRQRQAMEMRDQMEPGTGVRTIGGMYAEVKEVRDDTVLLEISPGVHALFAKNAIGAVLDAEEYERIISGESAFADDDSPVVPDDASSLTGDATDTGKTDGDGRVELGKSEDGDEADTRDAGDDGENGSKS, via the coding sequence GTGGATATCGCGCTTCTGCTCCCATTCATTCTGCTCATCGGTGTCATGCTGCTGATGACTCGATCTGCCAAAAACCGGCAGCGCCAGGCCATGGAGATGCGCGACCAGATGGAGCCGGGGACCGGTGTCCGGACCATCGGGGGCATGTACGCCGAGGTCAAGGAGGTCCGCGACGACACCGTGCTGCTGGAGATCTCCCCCGGCGTGCACGCGCTCTTCGCGAAGAACGCCATCGGCGCCGTGCTGGACGCCGAGGAATACGAGCGGATCATCAGCGGTGAGTCCGCCTTCGCGGACGACGACAGCCCCGTGGTGCCGGACGACGCCTCCTCGCTGACCGGGGACGCCACCGACACCGGGAAGACCGACGGCGACGGCCGGGTGGAGCTGGGCAAGTCCGAGGACGGCGACGAGGCGGACACCCGCGACGCCGGGGACGACGGCGAGAACGGGTCCAAGTCCTGA